Proteins encoded by one window of Aspergillus chevalieri M1 DNA, chromosome 6, nearly complete sequence:
- a CDS encoding putative PHD finger domain protein (BUSCO:EOG09262TEV;~COG:J;~EggNog:ENOG410PM4K;~InterPro:IPR019787,IPR019786,IPR011011,IPR001965, IPR013083;~PFAM:PF00628), which yields MARKLRSSSRPSTPVESPAPATVRPSSAAESSRPRKLRRTGHDTRVASDPPQGSQSHPEQFTAEIESNSSAPQTGWTEPPVRPPVPSYMDSPWSAMSSDTNPVLSTMRPLGSMPTAADLRKVGLEPSKPATPRLPLKEATQMMQNGIHKEEQNAGQNPQQNSDAGDKKSKSPDVPAEEPTPAAPAQPKEKAQKKDHLATFSALPVPSSTEFDVERIKDALEDALRQGVQTGNKPVVRALLNVWENTSKDSSTLSILDGMCRENPTRRETSAFKTVIRAAWDESQHDDDSDGSDGQPPAMTRTRSASSVSSLSSAKSLDAETFAPVMTSATSNTRSRTKGKQSKLTALKPKPKTPFPPARRSAFPSNTEASTQRKRAMEFNPEFTEEAVREKRERLQPKLPELNVPESKVRSSLALSNFASPGLSRGYGSRSNGIPVNGRGQSGSRETSEAPDNQRIAASDDEYSENNDFCHNCNRSGQLLCCDGCVKSFHFSCLEPPLDPANPPEGEWYCPKCSIARPMRALLGTLDRSVEQQDFKLPFEIRDYFAGVTTNEKQGGRYEPAGPPFPRIAPRNVRGSRLANYSDPNLRRLYERLPNSSRETPIFCMVCGKTSLHDRPIIQCDYCPCSFHLDCTDPITSNPPVQTSAGREHPEQGHRYWMCPNHVYHDLAYLVYDEEGYEHRRRIRSIKRPRLVDIEILPDEEDEEAHLRELTHQGEKYRVSENGVKLSFIEKVKRDRFEMEAKKAAAEKYFAYAKERLDNLTADARFFYEAQRQPRPPAPVEDTVAPRTTDDRDAAMSLLALTHGNAGSVESVQTELDSLQSLQKSIEDRLKFLRDFQQEA from the exons ATGGCTCGGAAACTCCGTTCCTCGTCACGTCCATCGACGCCCGTCGAGTCGCCTGCACCGGCTACTGTTCGTCCTTCCTCGGCAGCGGAATCATCAAGACCTCGAAAATTAAGACGGACAGGACATGACACGCGAGTAGCGTCCGACCCGCCGCAGGGCTCGCAGTCGCATCCCGAGCAATTCACAGCCGAAATTGAGAGTAACTCCAGCGCGCCACAAACAGGATGGACCGAACCGCCCGTGAGACCTCCGGTCCCAAGCTATATGGATTCACCATGGTCCGCCATGTCTAGCGACACGAATCCTGTACTATCTACCATGCGGCCCCTAGGGTCAATGCCAACAGCCGCGGATTTGCGGAAAGTGGGCTTAGAACCGTCCAAGCCAGCTACCCCTAGATTACCTCTCAAGGAGGCGACACAGATGATGCAAAACGGTATTCACaaagaggagcaaaatgctGGACAAAATCCTCAGCAGAATAGCGATGCGGGCGACAAAAAATCAAAGTCTCCCGATGTTCCTGCTGAGGAACCGACCCCGGCTGCGCCCGCTCAGCCGAAAGAAAAAGCTCAGAAGAAAGACCATCTTGCCACTTTTTCAGCACTTCCAGTTCCATCTTCTACTGAGTTTGACGTTGAACGGATCAAGGACGCGCTTGAGGACGCTCTCCGCCAAGGTGTCCAGACGGGCAACAAGCCTGTCGTTCGCGCCCTTTTAAACGTGTGGGAAAACACCTCTAAAGATTCATCCACATTATCCATCCTAGACGGCATGTGTCGAGAAAATCCTACCCGGCGCGAAACATCCGCGTTCAAAACAGTTATACGCGCCGCATGGGACGAATCTCAACACGACGATGACTCCGATGGCTCCGATGGCCAACCCCCTGCCATGACTCGGACACGATCCGCCAGTAGCGTGTCGTCGCTATCATCCGCAAAGTCACTTGACGCTGAGACGTTTGCGCCAGTAATGACATCTGCGACAAGCAACACTCGTTCTCGCACAAAAGGCAAGCAATCCAAGCTCACAGCGCTCAAACCCAAGCCAAAGACTCCGTTCCCCCCGGCTCGCCGCTCAGCATTTCCAAGCAACACAGAGGCATCTACTCAACGAAAGCGTGCCATGGAATTCAACCCTGAATTCACAGAGGAAGCCGTTAGAGAAAAGCGGGAACGTTTGCAACCGAAACTCCCTGAGCTTAATGTACCAGAAAGCAAAGTCCGCAGCTCGCTGGCTCTATCCAACTTTGCATCGCCTGGGTTGTCTCGGGGCTATGGTTCGCGATCTAATGGAATCCCGGTGAATGGCAGGGGTCAATCGGGTTCTCGTGAGACTAGCGAGGCCCCCGATAACCAGCGCATAGCCGCTTC TGACGATGAATACTCAGAAAACAATGACTTTTGTCATAACTGCAATCGAAGCGGACAGTTGTTATGCTGCGACGGTTGCGTGAAATCATTCCATTTCTCTTGTCTCGAACCACCTCTGGACCCTGCAAATCCGCCAGAAGGCGAATGGTACTGTCCGAAATGCTCTATTGCCAGACCGATGCGTGCACTCCTTGGAACTTTGGATCGTAGTGTCGAACAACAAGATTTCAAGTTGCCCTTCGAAATCAGGGACTACTTTGCTGGTGTCACAACGAACGAAAAGCAAGGTGGACGGTATGAACCAGCTGGGCCACCATTTCCCCGAATTGCTCCTCGCAACGTTCGGGGAAGCAGACTCGCAAACTACAGTGATCCGAACCTCCGGAGGCTCTACGAAAGACTTCCCAACTCATCAAGGGAAACCCCTATCTTCTGCATGGTTTGTGGCAAAACAAGTCTTCATGACCGACCTATCATTCAATGCGATTACTGTCCCTGTTCGTTTCACTTGGACTGCACCGACCCGATTACGTCGAACCCGCCTGTCCAAACATCGGCAGGAAGGGAACACCCTGAACAGGGCCATAGGTATTGGATGTGCCCCAACCATGTCTACCATGACCTGGCCTACTTGGTTTACGACGAAGAGGGCTACGAACATCGCCGGCGCATTCGCAGCATTAAGCGCCCTCGACTGGTCGATATTGAAATCCTTCccgatgaagaggatgaggaagcgCACCTGAGAGAGCTCACACACCAAGGGGAAAAGTATCGCGTTTCGGAGAACGGCGTCAAGCTAAGCTTCATTGAGAAGGTGAAACG TGACCGTTTCGAAATGGAAGCCAAGAAGGCAGCCGCCGAGAAATACTTTGCTTACGCGAAGGAGCGGCTCGACAACCTGACCGCCGACGCCCGCTTCTTTTACGAGGCCCAGCGCCAGCCGCGGCCTCCCGCGCCCGTGGAGGACACGGTGGCACCTCGAACAACCGATGACCGAGATGCCGCAATGAGTTTGCTTGCCCTTACTCACGGAAATGCCGGATCCGTCGAATCTGTTCAAACAGAACTTGATTCGCTGCAGTCTTTGCAAAAATCGATCGAAGATCGTCTCAAATTTTTGCGGGATTTCCAGCAGGAGGCGTGA
- a CDS encoding putative lectin family integral membrane protein (COG:U;~EggNog:ENOG410PIPQ;~InterPro:IPR005052,IPR035661,IPR013320;~PFAM:PF03388;~SECRETED:SignalP(1-17);~TransMembrane:1 (n3-14c19/20o385-406i);~go_component: GO:0016020 - membrane [Evidence IEA]), with protein sequence MKLQALSFSAFVAAATAQSVIESSSFGQNPRISPYRDSIPGWQVGGDGHVPQIMSDKIILTPPYPGIVRGSAWAQSPIAQPEWTAEFQFRATGPERGGGNLQLWYTKDGQSRVGTSSIYTVGQFDGFALVLDTHGGRGGSIRGFLNDGTTDYNRHRSVDSLAFGHCDYPYRNLGRPSVVRLKHTNSIFEVTVDDKLCFSTDKVSLPVGNNFGMSAATPENPDSFEIFKFVVQSIQSGTNPPPPPPPQQQQQQRQQPIVVQQRDTTTSPNLQDPSINQQFADLGNRIQQINHATNTIIRDIGTQDSKADTRNADILRKLDQVIAGLDARMQRLETSMQTIQRDLEGKDYRDRFAQLQETLKSSHLSLSENLQTHFLDVITASTPRMGFFIVLIISFQVFLAAAYIIYKRRRANAPKKFL encoded by the exons ATGAAGCTCCAAGCATTGTCATTCTCGGCCTTTGTGGCTGCTGCGACGGCTCAGTCGGTGATTGAAAGCTCTAGTTTTGGACAGAATCCAAG AATCTCACCTTACAGGGATTCAATCCCCGGTTGGCAGGTTGGAGGGGACGGCCATGTGCCTCAGATT ATGTCTGATAAGATCATCCTGACGCCCCCTTACCCAGGTATTGTGAGAGGATCCGCCTGGGCACAGAGCCC CATTGCACAGCCTGAGTGGACGGCAGAATTTCAATTCAGAGCTACTGGCCCAGAGCGAGGAGGCGGAAATCTCCAACTATGGTACACCAAGGACGGACAGTCCAGAGTTGGCACCTCCAGCATCTACACCGTTGGTCAGTTCGACGGTTTCGCCCTGGTTCTTGACACGCACGGAGGAAGG GGAGGCAGCATCCGAGGATTTCTCAACGACGGCACAACAGACTACAACCGTCACCGGAGCGTAGACAGCCTGGCTTTTGGTCACTGCGACTATCCATACCGAAACCTGGGTCGCCCCTCTGTCGTGCGTCTCAAGCACACAAACTCTATCTTCGAGGTGACCGTGGACGACAAGCTCTGTTTCTCAACGGACAAG GTCTCCCTCCCCGTCGGAAACAACTTCGGCATGTCAGCCGCAACCCCCGAAAACCCCGACTCTTTCGAAATCTTCAAATTCGTCGTGCAATCCATCCAATCCGGCACCAACccccctccaccaccaccaccccaacaacagcagcagcagcggcagcaacCCATCGTCGTCCAACAGCGCgataccaccaccagcccCAACCTCCAAGACCCTTCAATCAACCAACAATTCGCCGACCTAGGCAACCGCATCCAACAGATCAACCACGCAACTAACACCATTATCCGCGACATCGGCACCCAAGATTCCAAGGCCGACACCCGCAACGCAGACATCCTCCGCAAACTCGACCAAGTGATCGCAGGCCTCGACGCTAGAATGCAGCGTCTGGAAACAAGCATGCAGACTATCCAGCGCGATCTCGAGGGTAAAGATTACCGGGACCGGTTTGCGCAGTTGCAAGAGACGCTGAAGTCGTCACATCTGAGTCTGAGTGAGAATCTGCAGACGCATTTTCTTGATG TCATCACCGCTTCGACGCCGCGTATGGGTTTCTTTATTGTCCTGATCATTTCGTTCCAGGTATTCCTTGCTGCTGCTTACATTATCTACAAGCGTCGTCGCGCGAACGCACCCAAGAAGTTCCTCTAG
- a CDS encoding uncharacterized protein (COG:S;~EggNog:ENOG410QDZF;~InterPro:IPR012337,IPR036397,IPR013103,IPR001878, IPR001584,IPR018247,IPR036875,IPR043502;~PFAM:PF00665,PF07727,PF00098;~go_function: GO:0003676 - nucleic acid binding [Evidence IEA];~go_function: GO:0008270 - zinc ion binding [Evidence IEA];~go_process: GO:0015074 - DNA integration [Evidence IEA]), with the protein MAGRPENPTLTPSQVNDEDVRKSVPIRKKPTQEKGIKIYPFTIDKLCEENARYWFHVMENQLKAQFSWEAIEYYHEVGRKEFSTILREDVEWFKINLKADMIIEQGLQPVTILDIKDLDNAGLKWDRLKEIFLKSSNAKKAMKLMKMANWTWDSTRMNEKEAYREIKQLGKEFVDMNGGNKITIEELVVLWYLRGLGDKYATLRDTVMSSNVTLDEDYILNRIDDMMHMKSGSTEKGSRVSNHGNKKKKGSKCYVCGRAGHFARECQSKHEDSESDIEWDQQKPKGRREGRQEHRRGGRQESRREGRQGKSSKQKGRLAGEQDDDSSQEELCEFSSYAAERSELGRFTSEKGSQANGSCPSVWCFDSGATSMSTGNRDIFEKLDMKSRGTLTIASGVQMPILGRGTVKFNLPNGSATVRLSNVIYVPGLTENLLSLEALHVAGFESRGSIRGYTLLKDGKIVARGRRIGKSTYLDTVSYTNALYVKPEQARKCVELNAKPDERTILQLLSRRAVRADDETEQRREIIHQRLGHPGRKRFNWCVETMDMDELKVRKRDKLLDDDCEICVKAKQVKSQSHLPVPRARRPLQRVYMDYWGPYVGGVGEERYYLSLIDDCTRYSWVFIKKDRTSSSVQNTLELWLRQAERETGKMLLVIRTDNAKEFLALEPWAQLKGIQLEFTEPYTPPQNGVAERFNRFILEVTRALLFNSGISKRYWKYAVVTANYLRNRTTGAKGSGGKTPYELWHGYEPDLTHLRIWGCRVLYHQRSNDKLESRVMEGTFLLYGKSDKQYAVLPKGADEIRLVTNPKFREREPGYLTMDKDSSAFEAPMMEPATNVNDAPRPTPMAIDVESQQRDAAPLGGKEASDQQGVANGQSRETNESTPEVDGSPLKSASKVDNAGNEADTQWEEQREVDAPLGEGHQKKVLLEGEKRQENLPQSDTGAIDEHQVERRHSGRTRQPSSTLMESRQTEKIYGRKRKAEGEDTGNSDRPAQRLRAHLARLAVATELLIGDREYEATEGARAAREKAGIRIPKSYNEAVNDPIYGSKWKEAIHKELSTLIGFGTWELKPRKEAEGTISSTRWVFDVKLGLDGRIDRFKARLVVRGNEQSDDDFDETFAPVFRLDSLRILVAIAALFGLEAHVLDAINAFAGSDLDKPNCMEIPEGLQDFDPEATRGLVLELKKSLYGLRQSANLWHRKISNFLKNIGFKSITADPSIFLNSRGLIIAVYVDDIVIFGKDVRDINTVKQKLKEFHPMTDSGLVRKLLGIRFTWGRDRSIRLDQEPYAQQILEEFGMADCKPASTPIGPSVKLETPDSSLLGRTEHKLFRRLIGRLIFLVIATRPDIAFAVNQLSQYLAEPREVHLAAAKHVLRYVKSTIGYGLTFGAKGSQGLYAYADSAYANSAKNRSTTGFVFSINGTPISWISRKQSVTAQSSTEAEYMAVSEAAKQAIWIRHFLYAIGKGSIFCNVPTTIYEDNQGAIKIADNPVDHPKTKHIAVRYHAIRDHIGNGEIQLAYLPTDKMIADGLTKAANHVSQGRLVEDLGLA; encoded by the coding sequence ATGGCTGGAAGACCTGAGAACCCGACATTGACGCCGTCGCAAGTGaacgatgaggatgttagGAAGTCTGTACCAATCCGGAAGAAACCAACACAGGAGAAAGGGATCAAGATATATCCTTTTACAATCGACAAGCTGTGCGAGGAAAACGCAAGGTACTGGTTTCATGTGATGGAGAACCAGTTGAAAGCCCAGTTCTCTTGGGAGGCGATTGAGTACTACCATGAGGTAGGAAGGAAGGAATTCAGCACTATTCTgagggaggatgttgagtggTTCAAAATCAACCTGAAGGCAGACATGATTATTGAGCAAGGCCTTCAACCAGTGACCATACTCGATATCAAGGACCTAGACAATGCTGGATTGAAATGGGATCGCCTTAAGGAGATCTTCTTGaagtcatccaatgccaaaaaggccatgaaattgatgaagatggccaattggaCATGGGATTCCACAAGGATGAACGAGAAGGAAGCATACCGAGAAATAAAACAACTGGGAAAGGAATTTGTTGACATGAACGGTGGTAATAAGATCACCATTGAGGAGCTGGTCGTGCTTTGGTATCTCCGTGGCTTGGGAGATAAATATGCGACTTTGAGAGATACTGTGATGAGCTCGAATGTGACACTAGATGAAGATTATATCCTCAATCGAATTGATGATATGATGCACATGAAGAGTGGGTCAACTGAGAAGGGATCACGGGTCTCCAATCAtggcaacaagaagaaaaaggggtCCAAATGCTATGTGTGCGGCCGGGCCGGACATTTCGCGAGGGAATGTCAGAGCAAGCATGAGGACAGTGAAAGTGATATAGAATGGGATCAACAAAAGCCCAAAGGTCGACGAGAAGGTCGGCAAGAACATCGGCGAGGAGGTCGACAAGAAAGTCGGCGAGAAGGTCGACAAGGCAAATCATCAAAGCAGAAGGGTCGACTTGCTGGAGAGCAAGACGATGATTCTTCCCAAGAGGAATTGTGCGAGTTCAGTTCATATGCAGCTGAGAGGTCAGAACTGGGTCGTTTCACGAGTGAAAAGGGAAGCCAGGCAAATGGCAGCTGTCCATCAGTATGGTGTTTTGACAGTGGAGCAACAAGCATGTCAACAGGCAATAGGGACATTTTTGAGAAATTGGACATGAAAAGCCGAGGAACACTGACTATTGCAAGTGGAGTTCAAATGCCAATTTTGGGCAGGGGAACAGTCAAATTTAACCTGCCAAATGGCTCTGCAACTGTCCGATTAAGCAATGTCATATATGTACCTGGGTTGACAGAGAATCTTCTATCTTTGGAAGCTCTCCATGTTGCTGGATTTGAATCAAGGGGTTCAATTCGAGGATACACACTActgaaggatgggaagatAGTTGCTAGAGGACGGCGAATTGGAAAATCGACCTACCTAGATACGGTATCATACACGAATGCTCTGTATGTGAAGCCAGAGCAAGCAAGGAAGTGTGTGGAATTAAATGCAAAGCCTGATGAGAGGACAATATTGCAGCTGCTTAGCAGGCGAGCTGTTAGGGCTGATGATGAAACTGAACAACGCCGTGAGATCATCCATCAACGATTGGGACATCCTGGAAGGAAGCGCTTTAATTGGTGTGTTGAAaccatggatatggatgaatTGAAAGTGCGCAAACGAGATAAACTGCTGGATGATGATTGCGAGATATGTGTCAAGGCGAAGCAGGTGAAGAGTCAGAGTCATCTCCCAGTCCCTAGAGCAAGGAGACCGCTCCAACGAGTGTATATGGATTATTGGGGTCCATATGTTGGAGGCGtaggagaagagagatacTACCTGTCGCTGATTGACGATTGCACGAGGTATTCATGGGTCTTTATCAAGAAGGACCGGACGTCTAGCTCAGTACAGAATACACTGGAGCTATGGCTGCGCCAGGCTGAGCGAGAGACTGGCAAAATGTTATTGGTCATAAGGACTGACAATGCAAAGGAGTTCCTAGCCCTGGAACCATGGGCCCAGTTGAAGGGCATCCAATTGGAGTTCACTGAGCCTTATACCCCTCCGCAAAATGGAGTTGCGGAGCGATTCAATCGGTTTATCCTTGAAGTCACCAGGGCATTGCTGTTCAATTCTGGAATCAGCAAGAGGTACTGGAAGTACGCGGTAGTTACAGCCAATTACCTGCGGAATCGGACAACAGGAGCTAAGGGTAGTGGTGGTAAGacgccatatgagctatggcatgggTATGAGCCAGACCTAACCCATCTGCGAATTTGGGGATGCCGGGTACTCTATCACCAGAGATCGAATGATAAGCTTGAGAGCAGGGTGATGGAAGGAACTTTCCTTCTGTATGGGAAGAGCGACAAACAATATGCTGTATTGCCAAAGGGCGCTGATGAAATTCGATTGGTCACCAATCCAAAATTCCGGGAACGGGAACCTGGATATTTGACAATGGATAAGGATTCTAGTGCATTTGAGGCACCAATGATGGAACCAGCAACCAATGTGAATGATGCGCCAAGGCCAACACCAATGGCTATTGATGTGGAAAGTCAGCAGAGAGATGCTGCACCATTGGGTGGAAAGGAGGCAAGTGATCAGCAAGGTGTCGCAAATGGTCAGTCAAGGGAGACCAATGAATCcacaccggaggtggatGGATCACCGCTGAAATCTGCAAGCAAGGTAGATAATGCGGGTAATGAAGCTGATACTCAGTGGGAAGAACAACGTGAGGTTGATGCCCCGCTGGGAGAAGGACATCAGAAGAAAGTTTTACttgaaggggagaaaagacaagaaaatctCCCACAGAGTGACACTGGTGCAATTGATGAGCATCAGGTAGAGAGACGACATTCAGGTCGTACACGCCAGCCATCAAGTACATTGATGGAGAGTCGCCAAACTGAGAAGATTTATGGTCGCAagcgcaaagctgaaggggaggacactgggaatagtgatcgtccagctcagcgcTTGCGAGCACATTTGGCGAGACTTGCAGTAGCTACTGAGCTACTGATTGGAGATCGAGAATATGAGGCTACAGAAGGAGCACGTGCTGCACGTGAGAAAGCTGGAATCCGCATACCGAAATCATACAATGAAGCCGTTAACGATCCGATATATGGCTCAAAGTGGAAAGAAGCTATCCACAAAGAGCTAAGCACCCTAATAGGCTTTGGCACATGGGAATTGAAGCCCCGAAAAGAAGCCGAAGGAACGATCTCATCAACCAGATGGGTGTTTGATGTGAAGCTAGGCCTCGATGGTCGAATTGATCGCTTCAAGGCCAGACTGGTTGTCAGAGGCAATGAGCAATCGGATGATGATTTCGATGAAACGTTCGCACCAGTATTTCGGCTAGATAGTCTGCGGATTCTGGTGGCTATAGCAGCCCTGTTCGGCTTGGAAGCACATGTGCTCGATGCTATAAATGCATTCGCCGGTTCCGATCTCGATAAGCCTAATTGCATGGAAATTCCAGAGGGACTGCAAGACTTTGATCCAGAGGCTACTAGAGGTTTGGTTTTGGAGTTGAAGAAATCACTCTATGGCCTCCGTCAGTCTGCTAATCTATGGCATCGAAAGATTAGCAATTTCCTGAAGAATATAGGCTTTAAATCCATCACTGCAGACCCTAGTATTTTTCTCAACAGCAGGGGTCTGATTATCGCTGTGTATGTAGATGACATAGTGATATTTGGCAAGGATGTCAGGGACATCAACAcagtgaagcagaagctcaaggagttcCATCCGATGACTGATTCAGGGTTAGTTAGGAAACTATTGGGCATTCGCTTCACATGGGGAAGAGACAGGTCTATACGGCTGGACCAGGAGCCCTATGCACAGCAAAttcttgaggagtttggcatggctgattgcAAGCCAGCAAGCACACCCATTGGCCCAAGCGTTAAATTGGAAACACCAGATAGCTCACTGCTTGGACGAACTGAGCATAAGCTATTTCGGAGATTAATTGGgcggttgattttcttggtgatagCCACACGGCCTGACATTGCTTTTGCGGTCAATCAACTGTCTCAATATCTCGCGGAGCCAAGGGAGGTTCATTTGGCAGCAGCAAAGCATGTGCTTCGATATGTTAAAAGCACTATAGGCTATGGCCTAACGTTTGGTGCAAAGGGGAGCCAAGGgttatatgcatatgctgattcTGCGTATGCcaattcagcaaagaatCGGTCAACTACTGGTTTCGTTTTCTCCATTAATGGGACGCCAATCAGCTGGATAAGCAGAAAACAATCAGTCACTGCACAGAGCTCAACAGAagctgaatatatggccgTGTCGGAAGCAGCCAAGCAAGCAATTTGGATTAGACATTTCCTATATGCCATAGGGAAAGGGTCTATATTTTGCAACGTTCCGACCACCATTTATGAGGATAATCAGGGCGCCATAAAGATCGCTGACAACCCGGTTGACCACCCGAAGACGAAGCATATAGCCGTACGATATCATGCCATTAGGGACCATATAGGCAATGGAGAGATCCAGCTTGCATATCTCCCTaccgacaagatgattgccgaTGGCTTGACGAAGGCTGCCAACCACGTGAGTCAAGGGCGGTTGGTTGAGGACCTGGGCCTTGCTTAA
- the ALG8 gene encoding dolichyl-P-Glc:Glc1Man(9)GlcNAc(2)-PP-dolichol alpha-1,3-glucosyltransferase ALG8 (CAZy:GT57;~COG:G;~EggNog:ENOG410PIKP;~InterPro:IPR004856,IPR039487;~PFAM:PF03155;~TransMembrane:12 (i12-31o103-121i133-150o156-173i180-206o226-247i324-341o347-367i388-407o413-431i451-471o483-506i);~go_component: GO:0005783 - endoplasmic reticulum [Evidence IEA];~go_function: GO:0016758 - transferase activity, transferring hexosyl groups [Evidence IEA];~go_function: GO:0042283 - dolichyl pyrophosphate Glc1Man9GlcNAc2 alpha-1,3-glucosyltransferase activity [Evidence IEA];~go_process: GO:0006490 - oligosaccharide-lipid intermediate biosynthetic process [Evidence IEA]) codes for MHTASMAELYPSLAQCAIVATAFKILLFPAYKSTDFEVHRNWLAITHSLPVKEWYYEKTSEWTLDYPPFFAAFEWLLSQAARYADPAMLVVSNLNYDSWQTVYFQRATVILTELALVYALNKFVKSVPQPNTHLAHIASLSILLSPGLLIIDHIHFQYNGFLYGILILSIILARKQSTLLYSGITFAILLCLKHIYLYLALAWFVYLLRAYCLDPKSVLRPRFGNTFKLGLCVLGVLGLAFGPFAQWNQLLQLKDRLFPFSRGLCHAYWAPNIWAMYSFTDRALIPLAPRLGLPVNEAALTSVTRGLVGDTSFAILPEVTKERTFALTFIFQVLPLIKLWFNPNWDTFVGAVTLCGYASFLFGWHVHEKAVLLIIIPFSLIALKDRRYFSAFRPLAVAGHVSLFPLLFSAAEFPIKTVYTIFWLVLFLFVFDRVAPVPERPRIFIFDRLSLLYLTVAIPLIVYCSLLHQLIFGLGRYEFLPLMFMSSYSALGVVGSWVGFMVVYFAA; via the exons ATGCACACAGCTTCAATGGCTGAGCTGTATCCTTCTCTGGCGCAATGCGCCATCGTCGCGACGGCGTTCAagatcctcctcttccccgcTTA CAAATCTACCGATTTCGAAGTGCATCGCAATTGGCTCGCCATTACGCATTCGCTGCCGGTTAAGGAGTGGTATTACGAG AAAACCTCGGAATGGACGTTGGATTACCCGCCATTTTTCGCGGCATTCGAGTGGCTTCTGTCGCAAGCCGCGCGTTATGCAGACCCGGCCATGTTGGTTGTAAGCAACCTCAACTATGATTCTTGGCAGACGGTCTACTTCCAAAGAGCGACGGTTATTCTCACGGAGCTTGCTCTGGTATATGCGCTGAACAA GTTCGTCAAGTCCGTGCCTCAACCGAACACGCACCTTGCCCATATCGCTAGCCTCTCGATTCTGCTGTCCCCCGGACTCCTGATCATCGATCACATTCATTTCCAATACAACGGATTTTTATATGGCATTCTGATACTGTCGATCATCCTGGCCCGCAAGCAGTCTACCCTACTCTACAGTGGCATCACATTTGCGATCCTACTATGTCTGAAACACATCTATCTCTATCTTGCGCTGGCATGGTTTGTATATCTGTTGCGGGCTTACTGTCTCGATCCTAAATCTGTCCTCCGACCCCGGTTTGGGAACACATTTAAGCTTGGACTCTGTGTGTTGGGTGTGTTGGGTCTGGCTTTCGGGCCATTTGCTCAGTGGAATCAGCTACTCCAGCTGAAGGACAGGCTCTTTCCATTTTCCAGGGGCTTATGCCATGCCTATTGGGCGCCGAATATCTGGGCTATGTACTCGTTCACGGACCGTGCTTTGATTCCAC TCGCACCACGCTTGGGCCTTCCCGTTAACGAGGCTGCGCTTACCAGTGTCACACGTGGATTAGTTGGCGACACTTCGTTTGCCATCCTTCCGGAGGTCACCAAGGAGCGCACGTTTGCGTTGACTTTTATCTTCCAGGTG CTTCCGTTGATTAAGCTATGGTTCAATCCCAACTGGGATACCTTTGTGGGCGCTGTCACTCTCTGCGGATACGCCTCATTCCTGTTCGGCTGGCACGTCCATGAGAAGGCCGTCCTTTTAATCATCATTCCGTTCAGTTTGATCGCCCTCAAGGACCGCCGGTACTTTAGTGCTTTCCGTCCCCTTGCGGTCGCAGGACATGTGTCGCTATTCCCACTACTGTTTTCAGCCGCAGAATTCCCCATCAAAACCGTCTACACGATCTTCTGGCTGGTGCTGTTCCTATTTGTCTTCGACCGGGTTGCACCAGTCCCGGAAAGACCGCGGATCTTTATCTTCGATCGCTTATCCCTGCTGTATCTGACAGTAGCCATCCCACTGATCGTGTACTGCTCACTGCTGCATCAGCTGATCTTTGGACTGGGGCGGTACGAATTTCTGCCGCTCATGTTCATGAGCAGTTACTCAGCGCTGGGGGTGGTCGGTAGCTGGGTTGGATTTATGGTGGTCTATTTTGCAGCATGA